From Pirellulales bacterium, the proteins below share one genomic window:
- a CDS encoding IS5/IS1182 family transposase, with protein KIERTIAWLHNFRRLVVRYEYYSNVYQAFILLACITICLRRF; from the coding sequence AAGATCGAACGCACCATCGCCTGGCTGCACAACTTCCGCAGACTCGTCGTCCGCTACGAATACTACAGCAACGTCTACCAAGCCTTTATCCTCTTAGCCTGCATCACTATCTGTCTACGTAGGTTTTGA